Part of the Pseudobacteriovorax antillogorgiicola genome is shown below.
TTCAAATTCACCAAGGTGGAAACTCCGTTTGGAATGAGGCAAAGGCTTGTTACTGATGAACCTGGCGTTCACGGGCTTTTTGGAAGAACCTACGAGTCTACCGCTGAAGTCCCGGTATTAAGTCACATTGTAGCAATCCCCAAAGGAGCTTCGATCAAAGACATTTCAATTCAATCTTGGGGTGAGGAAACAGTTAAGAATATTGATCTCTATCCCGTGCAAAAAGGTCGGGCAGATCATCCTGGCTTCAAGCTTATAGAAATAATTGATAAAGAGAAGTTTCTGCAAGGTGACTATCGGGTCAACAAGCCCATCTTGGTGCAAGCACTCAAAACCTCTGAGGGCAATCTCTATAAGATTGTCCACCCATTGGTGAGCTATAATCCTAAGCGCCGCGAGCTAACGCGATATCAGGGTTTTACTGTGGATGTTAAATACGACAAGTCCTATAAGTGCTACTGGCCCCTAAGCTCCCTGGAAAAAGACCCTATCGACCGGCTGATTCAGCGCCGGAGCCAAGTCCTTCGCGAGCAGATGATAAACCGGGATAGCTTGAGCAGCATATGCTTCAACTATTTACCGATTATCCCACGCTTACCAATCAAACCCCTGCCAATTTTGAGGCCCTTAGATCTTCAAGATAGCAAAGACTTGATCATAAAGCCTAAACTCCCTTTGCCCATTGCCATAGCCTTGCCAGACCCGCATCTTGTGATCATCTATCCTTCTCGCTTTCGCGAGCAGGTTAACGACTTGGTCAAGCATAAACGGCGTTTAGGAATTAGAAGCCGCATGGTTAGCACAGAGGTGATTAGCAGAGCTGAAGGCTCCTTATCGGCAACGGCCATTAAAAATACAGTTCGCAAAATATATGCGGCAGCAAAGGTAAAACCCCGATGGCTTCTACTTTTCGGTGATGCTGAGTTTATTCCACCTTACTACTTCAAGGAGGGCTATAATTTTTATGATGAGTCTTTCAACGCTGGTGATACCTACTATGGACAGATGTCTGGAGACTTACACACTGTTCCAGAGCTTGCCGTAGGGCGGTTACCCGTGGATCACGAAGACGAAGCGGCATGGGCTGTGAGCAAGATCAAGCGCTACGAGTTAAACCCTCAACTAACTCCTCGTTTCTATAATTCCAGCGCGATTTCGGCATCGTTTATCGATAGGAATCGAGACGGAGTTTCGGATAGCCCCTATTATGCGGAGTTTATTGAGAAGCGGCTAAGCCCTTGGATACGTGATGCTGGTAAAGGCATCGATCGAGTTTATAAGGCTAGCGAAGGTTCGTCACCCAGCTATTGGAGTGATCGTAGCCCTCTTGCCGCTACCCTTCATGCTCCAACATTCAACTGGAGCGCCGGCCTATCAGAGTTTATGGGCCAGCTGTCTCTAGGCTCACATGTTCAAATGCATCGTGGTCATGGTTGGTTTGATAAACTTTACATGCCGGATGTGAGTGTTTCAGATCTGGGAAATCTCGAAAGACGATTAAGCTCCTATCAAACTTTTTTCCTTGGAATCAACTGCGCCTCTGGCTTTTTCGACAATGAAACCGTTCTGACGCCAGAAAATAACCCTCACCCAGACAACGGTCGCTACGATCAGTTTATTTATGTGTCAGACGATCCGCCTCGCTACGATGGTGTGTACTTTGCAGAAAGCTTAGTGAAAAGGCTACATGGTCCGATCGCCTACCTAGGGGATAGCCGAGCTTCTTATTCCGAGCTTAATAACGTCTTAGCCGAGGGTTTGAGCAAAAGTTTGTTTGATCAAAATGCCCGAGGACTATCCCTGGGAGAATTGCACAACTTGGGGAAAGCTCATCTTCTGGCAACATACAGCGATCGCGACACCTTTTCTCTTAAAGAGCATCAACTGATCTACAATCTTTTGGGTGACCCATCATTAAGGTTTTGGACGGAAGCACCCTTAGGGCTGAGGCTCAAGGATGTGAAGGAAAGCTGGGAAGAGAGAGATGGCGAGTATCAGCGACGGGTGACAGGAAGCATTCAAATGTTCGATCCCTACTGCTCCGATTGCCTTGAGGGGTGGACTACACAGAGATCCCTTTTCCAAGATCGCCAACTGGTGGTCACCTTAGTGGGTGAAGATAACGAACTGATTAGCGAGGGTGTGGTTGGGGATGACGGCAGGATCGATCTTCCTGCTGCGAGCTGGTATCAGAAGAATCGCGCAACGCTCACGGTTTCAGGAAATCATGTAAAGCCAGTAACTCAGGAAATGTCTTTTATCTATATCTATTGATATCAATGGCATAGCCAGAAGTTACCACTTGGTTGAAAAGCGTCTTATTGGCGCTTGTAGCTAAAGAATCTCTTGAGTTTGCAGATTTTTTTCTGTAGCTAGGGTCTGTCTAATTTCGAAGACGAGGGCCCTGTGCAGGAAAATCTACATGAAAGTCAGTCTGAGTTCATCG
Proteins encoded:
- a CDS encoding C25 family cysteine peptidase translates to MMKLAGLVLHLFLIMSLSQVAYAVADDALIDILEDGIASRGDVWPPNFSALGVMIEHPKHVNLRQMSCFLADSKRRLFSLKAVAQPCSTCRSDRTKSLVSFYGVLSPRLSYLKLKCQYQGLRDLEVKLYRKKPFRSFPWAAGYVKEQDWWSESMVRKIQSGKEGLHYEIIPPKFKFTKVETPFGMRQRLVTDEPGVHGLFGRTYESTAEVPVLSHIVAIPKGASIKDISIQSWGEETVKNIDLYPVQKGRADHPGFKLIEIIDKEKFLQGDYRVNKPILVQALKTSEGNLYKIVHPLVSYNPKRRELTRYQGFTVDVKYDKSYKCYWPLSSLEKDPIDRLIQRRSQVLREQMINRDSLSSICFNYLPIIPRLPIKPLPILRPLDLQDSKDLIIKPKLPLPIAIALPDPHLVIIYPSRFREQVNDLVKHKRRLGIRSRMVSTEVISRAEGSLSATAIKNTVRKIYAAAKVKPRWLLLFGDAEFIPPYYFKEGYNFYDESFNAGDTYYGQMSGDLHTVPELAVGRLPVDHEDEAAWAVSKIKRYELNPQLTPRFYNSSAISASFIDRNRDGVSDSPYYAEFIEKRLSPWIRDAGKGIDRVYKASEGSSPSYWSDRSPLAATLHAPTFNWSAGLSEFMGQLSLGSHVQMHRGHGWFDKLYMPDVSVSDLGNLERRLSSYQTFFLGINCASGFFDNETVLTPENNPHPDNGRYDQFIYVSDDPPRYDGVYFAESLVKRLHGPIAYLGDSRASYSELNNVLAEGLSKSLFDQNARGLSLGELHNLGKAHLLATYSDRDTFSLKEHQLIYNLLGDPSLRFWTEAPLGLRLKDVKESWEERDGEYQRRVTGSIQMFDPYCSDCLEGWTTQRSLFQDRQLVVTLVGEDNELISEGVVGDDGRIDLPAASWYQKNRATLTVSGNHVKPVTQEMSFIYIY